TTGCGGCGCTGCCGGCGGTGGCGCGCGTGATCGAGCGCGAGCGGCTGCAGCTCAACGTCTACAAGCCCACCGTCGCCTGAAAGCGCACCGACACCCGCAGGCCCCGCGCGTGGGGGCGCTGCGGGTCGGCGTCTTCCATCGCCAGCTGCGCGCCGTGCTGGCGCACGATCTCGTGCACGATGGCCAGGCCCAGCCCCGAGCCGTCGACGTTGGTGCCGAGCGCGCGGTAAAACGGCGCGAGGACGCGCTCGCGTTCGTCGGGCGGGATGCCGGGGCCGTTGTCCTCGACCTGCAGGACCTGTACCCCGCTGAAGGGGTCGGTCAGCACGCGCACCGTCACCACCCCGCCGCGCGGCGTGTAGCGCAGCGCGTTGTCGGCCAGGTTGCGCACGAGTTCCGCCAGCAGCGTCGGGTTGCCCCACAGATGCACCGTCGGCAGCCCCGGCTGCGGCGCCGCCGGCAGCGTCTCGAAGCCGAGGTCGATGCCCTTGTCCAGCGCCAGCGGCACGAGGTCCTCGACCACCTCGCGCGCCACGCGCACCAGGTCGACCGGCTCGCGCGGCAGGGCCCGTCCCGCGGCCTCGGCGCGCGCCAGCGCCAGCAGTTGGTTGACCGTGTGCGCCGCACGGGCGCTGGAGGTGGCGAGCTGCCGCAGCGAGCGCTGCACCTCCTCGCCAACGCCGGGCGGCAGCTGCTGCTGCGCCATCTCCGCCTGCATGCGCAGCCCCGCCAGCGGCGTCTTGAGCTGGTGCGCCGCGTCGGCCAGGAAGCGCTTCTGGTTCGACAGCGTCACCTTCAGGCGTTGCAGCAGGTCGTTGATCGACGCCACCAGCGGCGCGACTTCCTGCGGCACCTGCTCGTCGTCGATGGGGCTGAGGTCGTCCGGGCGCCGCGCGCGGATGCGGCGCTCGAGCTCGCTCAGTGGTCGGATGCCGTGCACCAGCGCCAGCCACACCAGCAGCACCGCCAGCGGCAGGATGATGAACTGCGGCACCATCACGCCCTTGATGATCTCAGTGGCCAGCTTGGAGCGCTTGCCGCGCGTCTCGGCCACCTGCATCAGCACCAGGTGGTCGCGCGCCGGGCCGCGCGCCAGCCACGTGTACGCCACGCGCACGTCCTCGTCGCGGATCACATCGTCGCGCAGCCGGATATCGCCGGGCTGGGGCGCGACGTCCTCCGGCGGGCGCGGGAACGCCGGGTCGCCGCTGACCAGACGGCCGTCACGGTCGACGACCTGGTAGAACACGAGGTCCGTGTCGTCCGCGCGCAGCAGGTCGCGCGCCTGGGGTGTGAGCGCGAACATCGCGCGCCCGTCCTCGATGGTGACGAACTGCGTCAGCGCCTGCAGGTTGAACTCCAGCGCGCGGTCGTACGGGCGGTTCGCGATCCCCTGCGCGACGAACCACGTCAGCCCCAGCGACAGCGGCCACAGCAGCAGCAGCGGTGTGAGCATCCAGTCCAGGATCTCGCCGAAGAGGCTGTGCTGTTCGCGCCGGAAGAGCTGGCGCCACCCGCGTCCGGCGCGCGACGCGGGGTCGGCGCTGGCGGGTTCCTCTGCCCCGGTGGCCCCGTGGACGCCATCGGTCCCAGTGATGCCGTCGCCCACCGAGAAGGGGGGCGCCCCGTCAGCCCGGGATCTTTTCAAGGCAGTACCCCAGCCCGCGCACGGTGGCGATGCGGATTGGCCCCCGCTCGATCTTCTTGCGCAGGCGGTGGATGTACACCTCGATCGCGTTGGTGCTGACCTCGTCGCCCCATTCGCACAGGCGCTCGACGAGCTGCTCCTTGCTCACCAGCCGGCCGGCACGCTGCAGCAGCACCTCCAGCAGGCTCAGCTCGCGCGCGGAGAGCTCGACCATCTTGCCGTCGATCGTCGCCACCCGGCCCGCCTGGTCGTACACCAGCGGCCCGTGCTGGATCACACTGGAGGCCGCCCCGTTGCCGCGGCGCACCAGCGCGCGCACACGCGCCTCCAGCTCGGCCAGCGCGAACGGCTTGGCCATGTAATCGTCGGCGCCGAGGTCCAGGCCGCGCACGCGGTCCTCGACGCTGTCGGCGGCGGTCAGGATCAGCACCGGCAGGCGCGAGCCGCGTGCCCGCAGGCGCCGCAGCACCTCCAGGCCGCCGAGCTTGGGCAGCCCCAGGTCCAGGATCAGCAGGTCGAAGCCGTCGTGCATGAGCAGCGCGGCGTCAGCGTCTTCGCCGGTGGCCACGTGATCCACCGCCGCGCCCGCTGCGCGCAGCGTGCGCAACAGCCCGTCGGCCAGCACCTGGTCGTCTTCGGCGATGAGGATGCGCATGGCAGGTCTCCCGGGGAGGGCAGCGCGGCGCTAGCGCTCGCACTGCGTGGCATTGTAGGGCGCGGCGCCCGGCGCGCCATCGCCCTCGGCGTAGGCTTCCAGGCCCAACGCTACCACCGCCGCCACCGCATCGCCGACGGCGGCGCGGAACTCGCGTTCGGCCTGTTCGACCGCCTGCTGGAAGGCGCGCAGCCAGTCGCGCCCGGTGGGCGTGAACACGATGCGCCGCGCCCGCGCGTCATGCGGGTCCGGCTCGCGCCGCACCAGCCCCCAAGCGACGCACTGGTCCACGAGGTCGCCCATCGCCTGCTTGCTCATGCCGGCGCTGGCCGCGAGTTCCGTCAGCCGGGCGCCGCACAGCGGCAGGTGGCGCGTGATGTGCACGATCGCCGCGCCCACCCGGTCGCGTGCCGCCAGGTTTGACAGCGCCAGCGGGGCCTGCGGCGAGTGCGCCATCAGCCACAACACGCGCTCATCGAACCGGCGCAGCGCAAGCCCCATCAGGCGGCCCAGGTGGGTGAGCCGCCAGCGTTCGTCGGCGCGGAAAGCCGGCAGGGACGTCATGGGCTAATGGTAAGGTAAACTGACCAAAAAATTGGAAAAATCTCCCCAATAGCCCATTACACTGCGTCCCGTGCCCGCGCCGTGGACGCGCCGGCGCCCCGATCGATAACCCCACCGGAGGACTTGTCACCATGAACACCGCGACCCGCACCCCCGACCCCGACAAGGCCAAGGCGCTGCAGGCGGCGCTGGCGCAGATCGAAAAGCAGTTCGGCAAGGGCACGATCATGCGCCTGGCCGAAGGCGAGAAGGTGGAGGACATCCAGGTCGTCTCCACCGGGTCGCTCGGGCTCGATCTGGCGCTGGGCGTGGGCGGCCTGCCCCGTGGCCGCGTGATCGAGATCTACGGCCCCGAGTCGTCGGGCAAGACGACGCTGACGCTGCAGGTCATCGCCCAGATGCAAAAGCAGGGCGGCATCTGCGCTTTCGTCGACGCGGAGCACGCGCTGGACGTGCAGTACGCGCAAAAGCTCGGCGTCGATCTGTCCAACCTGCTGATCAGCCAGCCCGACACCGGCGAGCAGGCGCTGGAAATCGTCGACAGCCTGGTGCGCTCCGGCGCGGTGGACCTGATCGTCGTCGACTCGGTCGCGGCGCTCACACCCAAGGCCGAAATCGAGGGCGACATGGGCGACAGCCTGCCCGGCTTGCAGGCGCGGTTGATGAGCCAGGCGCTGCGCAAGCTCACGGCGACGATCAAAAAGACCAACTGCATGGTCATCTTCATCAACCAGATCCGCATGAAGATCGGCGTGATGTTCGGCAGCCCCGAGACCACCACCGGCGGCAACGCGCTCAAGTTCTACGCGTCGGTGCGTATCGACATCCGCCGCACCGGCTCCATCAAGCGCGGCGAGGAAGTCATCGGCAGCGAGACCAAGGTCAAGGTCGTCAAGAACAAGGTCGCCCCGCCGTTCAAGACCGCCGACTTCGACATCCTCTACGGCGAAGGCATCAGCCGCGAGGGCGAAATCGTCGACCTGGGCGTGCAGCACAAGGTGATCGAGAAGTCCGGCGCGTGGTACGCCTACAACGGCGAGAAGATCGGCCAGGGCCGCGAGAACGCGCGTGAGTTCCTGAAGGAAAACCCGGATCTGGCGCGCGAAATCGAAAACAAGATCCGCGCCGTCGTCGGCGTGGCGGCGCTGCCCAGCGTGGACCCGGACGAGGTGATGGACGCCGATGCGGCGCTCGATGACGTCTGAAATGGTGCGGCCGCCGGACGCCGGATCGGCGTCAGCCGGGGGTGAACGCCCCACCGGGGCCTCGACGGGGAAGGGGCGGCGGGCGTGGCCGCGGAGTCGTTCGCCCGTGGGGGTGGCTTCCGGGGCGACGGCCGCAGAGGCGAGCGACGGGCCGAGCCTGATGGCACGCGCGCTGCGGGCGCTGGCGCGGCGCGAGCACACGCGCGCCGAGTTGGCGCGGCGGCTGGCCCCGCACGCCAGCGACCCGGAAGCCTTGGCGGCGGTGCTCGACGCCTGTGCCACGCGCGGCTGGCTCGACGAGCAGCGCGCCGCCGAGGCGCACGTGCGCCGCCGCGGTGAGGCGATGGGCAGCGCCCGGCTGCGCGCCGAGCTGCGCGAGCGCGGGGTGAGCGGCGAGGCGCTGGACGCCGCGCTGCAGCCGCTGGCCGCGACCGAGGCCGAGCGCGCCCGCGCGTTGTGGGCGCGGCGCTTCGGCACCGCCCCGCGCGACGCCGCCGAGCGCGCGCGGCAGATGCGGTTTCTCGCCGCGCGCGGTTTTGCCGCCGACGTCGTGCGTCGCACCGTGCCGCCGGTGTCGCCCGGCGGCGACGCCACCGAAGCCACGGACTGATCCGGCCGTGCCACGCCGCCACCGGCGGCGCTATGATGCGGGCCACGAGCGGACCCCGTGCCCCTTCGGGCCCCGCGGGAGGGGCTATGAGGGCGTGAACGGGCAGCTTCTGTAGCGCCCGGCGGCTCGGTCCTGGAGACTGTCCATGCGCGTCAACCTGCCCGTCACGCAAAAGGCCTACGACTTTCCGGCCGACCAGACCCTGATTTCGGTCACCGACGTCAAGGGCCGCATCACCTACGCCAACAACAATTTCGTCGCGGTCAGCGGCTACACGCGCGAGGAGCTGCTCGGGCAGCCACACAACATCATCCGCCACCCGGACATGCCGCAGGAAGCGTATCGCGACATGTGGCAGACCATCTTGCACGATGGGCGTCCGTGGACGGCGCTGGTGAAAAACCGGCGCAAAAACGGCGATCACTACTGGGTACGCGCCAACGCCACACCGGTGCGTGAGGGCGAGCAGATCGTCGGGTTTTTGTCGGTGCGCACCAAGCCCACAGCCGAAGAGATCGCCGCGGCCGAGGCGCTCTACGCCCGTATGCGCGCCGAGGAGGAGGCCGGGCGCAAACTCACCTACCGGTTGCAAAACGGCGAGGTGGTGCGCAACGCGTGGTGGGCGGCGCTGGCGCGCCGGTTCACGCCAGGTCTGGCCGGGCGGGTCATCGGGGGAACGGTGCTTGCCGGGGCCGCGCCGCTGCTGACCGCCGCGTGGGCTGACGCGGCCGGCTGGAGTGCCGCGGCGGCGTGGTGGGCGGCCGCCGGGGTGGCGGTGTTGATCGTCGCGATCGTGGCGGCGTTTGCGTACCGCGATATCGTGCGGCCGATCCGGCGCATCGTGCGCCAGGCCGAGCACCTGGCCTCCGGCGACCTGGTCGAGCCCATCGTCGTCGACACGCATGGCACGCTCAAGCGCATCCAGTTGTCGCTGCAGCAGGTCGAGGTCGGCGTGCGCACGGTGGTGCGCGACATCCGCCACGAGGTCGGCAACCTGCGCGGCGGCACGCAGGAGATCGCTGCCGGCAACCAGGACCTCTCGCACCGCACGGAGACGGCAGCATCCAACCTGGAGCGCACCGCGGCGTCGATGGAGGAAATCCACGGCACGACGCAGGAAACCGCGCGCCTGACCAACGAAGGCGTGGCGCTGGTGCAGGAGACCCAGGCCAAAGCCGAGCAGGCCAGCACCGCCGTCACCGGCATGGCCAGCACGATGCGCGAGATCACCGATTCGTCGCAGCGCATCACCGACATCATCCAGGTCATCGAGGGCGTGGCGTTCCAGACCAACATCCTCGCGCTCAACGCCGCGGTGGAGGCGGCGCGCGCCGGCGAGGCCGGGCGCGGCTTCGCGGTCGTCGCCGGCGAGGTGCGCGCGCTCGCCCAGCGTACCGGCGAGGCCGCCAAGCAGATCCGCCAGCTCATCACCGAGTCGCGCGAGCGCGTGCTCGCGGGGGATGCCCGCGCCGCCGAGGCCGCCGCGCACATGCAGCAGGTGCGCGAGGCCGTCGAGCGCGTCGCGCAGGTGCTGCAGGACATCCGCCACTCCGCCGACGAGCAGTCGCGCGGGGTCGCGCAGATCGCCGAGGCGCTGGCCAACCTCGATTCCGTCACGCAGCAAAACGCCGCAATGGTGGAGGAGCTCGCGGCAGCGGCGATCTCGTTGGACGAGCAGGTGCAGGTCGTGCACGGCACGATCCGGGTCTTCCGCCTCAAGCCCGACGACAAGCTGTTGGTCAAGGAAGACGCCGTTCGCCTGCGCGAGGTCAACGCCGCCAAGAGCGACCCGAACCAGCTCGACTTCGACAGCGCGATCAAGGCCCACCAGCAGTGGCGCATCAAGCTGCGCAACGCGATCCTCAAGGGCGAAAAGCTCGACGTCGCTACCATCCGCCGCGACGACTGCTGCGCGGTGGGCAAGTGGATCTATGGCGAAGGCGGGCGCCGCTACGGCAATCTGCCGCTCTTTTCCACGCTCGTCGAGCAGCACAAGACCTTCCACCTCGAGACGGGTCGCGTGGCCGAACTCATCAATGCCGGCAAGAAGGAGGAAGCCGACCGGCTGCTGCAGGGCGAGTCGGCCTTCATCCGCGCTGGCCGCGCGGTGGTCGACACGCTGCAAAAACTCAAGCAGGCGGTGCAGGGGGTGGTGAAGTCGGCCGCCATTCAGGCGCAGCGCGCCGCCCCGGCCGCGCGGCTCGCGGCCCCGGCGTCCGTGACGGCGGCGTCGTCTCACGCATCGCGCCCGGCGGCCCAGGCGGCGGCACCGGGCACTCCCAAAGCCGCGACCACGCCCGCCGCGGCACCCGCCACGACCGCGGAAGACGAGTGGGAAACCTTCTGACGGGCGCCCGGGCTGCGTGAGCCGGTTCGAAGCGTCCGCGTGAGGATACGGGGGCGCACGTGCCGGCGCTGCGGGCTCAGCCGAGCCAGCGCCGCAGCCGCTCGACCGCTTCGTCCAGGTCGGCGCGCGCGGCCGCCAGCGAAAAGCGCACGAAGCGTCCGCCGTCGGCCGTGCCGAAGTCGGCGCTGGGCGTGGCGACGATGTGGGTGTGGCGCAGCATCGCGCGCACGAAACCCTGGCTGTCGGTCACGCCCGCGCGTGCGAACAGCGCGCTGGCGTCCGCCCAGACGTAAAACGCCCCGTCCGGCTCCACCGGGATGCCGAATCCCAGCGCGCGCAGCGCCGGGACGAACGCGTCGCGCCGCGCCGCATAGTCCGCTCGGCGGCGCTCGGCCTCCGCCAGCGTTTCCGCCTCGAAGCACGCCAGCGCCGCCCACTGCGCGACGGTGCTGGCGCAGATCGTGTGGTTTTGCGCCAGCCGCTCCACCGCCGGCACCAGCGCTTCGGGCAGCACCAGCCAGCCCAGCCGCCAGCCGGTCATGCCAAAGGTTTTGGAGAAGCTGTTGACGCTGACGATGTCGTCCCCCGAAGCGAGCGCCGTCTGGCCGTAGTGCGCGTCGAACGACAGCCCCAGATAGATTTCATCGACGACGAGCGCGCCGCCGCGGTGCCGCACCGCGTCGCGGATCGCGCGCAGCGTCTGCGGGTCGATCGAGGTGCCGGTCGGGTTGGCGGGCGAGGCCAGCATCACCCCGCGCGTGCGCGGCCCCCACGCAGCGGCGATTTGCGCGGCGGTGGGCTGGTAGCGTGTTGCCGGCGTCGTCGCCAACAGCGTCGGGGTCACGCCGAGGCTGGCCAGGATTTGGCGGTTGCAGGGGTAGCACGGGTCGGGCAGCAGCACCTCGTCGCCCGCATCGAAAAGCGCGAGCACCGCGAGTTGCAGCGCGCCGGACGCACCGGCGGTGATCGCGATGCGCCGCGCCGGCACGTCCACCCCGTGGTGCGTCCGGTACCACGCGGCCAGGCGCTCGCGCAGCGCGTCCAGCCCCAGCGCGGCGGTGTAGGCCGTGCGGCCGTCACGGATCGCCTGCTCGGCCGCGGCGCGCACGGCGGCCGGTGCGCCGAAGTCGGGTTCGCCGATATTCAGGTACAGCAGCCGCGGGGCACCGTCGGGCAGCGTCCGGGCGTAAGCCGCGGCCTCCTGCGCCACCTGCATCACGAGAAACGGGGCCACCGCCTGCGCGCGGGCACTGGCGCGGGGACTGACGGAGACGGTCGGTTCGGGCGCGTTCATTTGCCGATACAAAAGCGCGAAAAAATCACCCCCAGCAGGTCGTCGGCACCGAAGGCGCCGGTGATCGTGCCCAGGGCTTCGTGGGCCAGGCGCAGTTCCTCCGCCAGCAGCTCCAGCGCCGGCGCGGGGCTGGCCAGCTGCGCCTGCGCCGCCGTCAGGTGCGCGCGCACGCGGTGCAGCGCCTGCACGTGGCGTTGGCGCGCGCTGAACAGGCCTTCCGGCGTCGCGCCGGTCCAGCCCACCGCCTGCAGCAGGCGCTGGCGCAGCGCCTCCAGCCCGGCACCGGTGCGGGCCGACAGGCGGATGCCGTTGCGATCGTGGCCCCCCGCGTCGGGTGAGCCCTCGCTATCACTGCTCGCGTCGCCGACCGCATCGGCCTTGTTCCAGACGTCGATCACCGGCACGCGCGCGGCCAGCCGCGCCGCCAGCTGCGCGCGGATCGCGGCGTCGGCGCTGGCGTAATGGGGGTCGTGCGCGCGCGAGAGGTCGTGCACGAACAGCACCGCGTCGGCCGACTCGATGCGCTGCCATGCGCGCGCGATGCCGATGCGCTCGACCTCGTCGACGCCGTCGCCGTCGCGCAGGCCGGCGGTGTCGATCACGTGCAGCGGCACGCCGTGGATCTGGATGGACTGCTGCACCACGTCGCGCGTGGTGCCGGCAATCGGGGTGACGATCGCGACCTCCGCCTGCGCCAGCGCGTTGAGCAGCGAGCTTTTGCCCGCGTTGGGCTGCCCCGCGATGACCACGTGCATCCCCTCGCGCAGCAGCGCCCCCTGGCGCGTGCGGGCCAGCACGTCATCGAGCCGCGCCTGCAGCCGCGCCAGTTGCCCGGCGGCGTCGGCCTCGCGCAGAAAGTCGATGTCCTCTTCGGGGAAGTCCAGCGTCGCCTCCACCAGCATGCGCAGCTGGACAAGATCGTCGCGCAGCGCCTCGACCGCCTGCGAGAACGCGCCGCTGAGCGAGCGCGCCGCGCTGCGCGCCGCGGCTTCGGTGCTGGCGTCGATCAGGTCGGCCACCGCCTCGGCCTGCGCGAGGTCGAGCTTGCCGTTCAGAAACGCGCGCTCGGTGAACTCGCCCGGCTGTGCGAGGCGCAGCCCGGGCACGCGCGGCCGCCCGGTCGCGGGGTCGGTCTCGGCCGCGGCGTCCAGGCAGCGCTGCAGCAGCAGTTGCAGCAGCACCGGGCCGCCGTGCGCCTGCAGCTCCAGCACGTCCTCGCCGGTGTAAGAGTGTGGCGCCGGAAACCACAGCGCGATGCCGTGGTCGAGCGCGCTGCCGTCGGCCGCGAGAAACGGGCCGTAGTGTGCATGACGGGGGCGCAGTGGCCGCCCGAACAATGGGCCGTGCAGCGCAGCCAGCCCCCGCCCCGACAGCCGCACGATCCCCACCGCCCCGCGCCCCGGCGCGGTGGCGATCGCGGCGATCGGCTCGTCATGCCGGGGCAGCATGGCCGGCGGTCACTTGAACTTGGGCAGGTTGATCTTCAGCGGCACGCCCATCGAGTGGTTGATGTACGCCTGCTGCGCGATCGTGAGCACGTTGTTGGTGATCCAGTACAGCACCAGACCGGCGGGGAAGAAGAAGAACATCACGCTGAAGATGAGCGGCATCAGCCACATCATCTTGGCCTGCAGCGGGTCTGGCGGCAGTGGGTTCAGCGCGGTCTGCACCAGCGTCGTCAGCGTCATCACCAGCGGCAGCACGTAGTACGGGTCCGGCGACGACAGGTCGACGATCCAGCCCACCCACGGCGCGTTGCGCATCTCCACGCTGGCCAGCAGCACCCAGTACAGCGCGATGAACACCGGGATCTGGATCAGGATCGGCAGGCAGCCGCCCAGCGGGTTGACTTTTTCTTCGC
This region of Tepidimonas taiwanensis genomic DNA includes:
- a CDS encoding MarR family winged helix-turn-helix transcriptional regulator, with the translated sequence MTSLPAFRADERWRLTHLGRLMGLALRRFDERVLWLMAHSPQAPLALSNLAARDRVGAAIVHITRHLPLCGARLTELAASAGMSKQAMGDLVDQCVAWGLVRREPDPHDARARRIVFTPTGRDWLRAFQQAVEQAEREFRAAVGDAVAAVVALGLEAYAEGDGAPGAAPYNATQCER
- the mnmE gene encoding tRNA uridine-5-carboxymethylaminomethyl(34) synthesis GTPase MnmE, producing MLPRHDEPIAAIATAPGRGAVGIVRLSGRGLAALHGPLFGRPLRPRHAHYGPFLAADGSALDHGIALWFPAPHSYTGEDVLELQAHGGPVLLQLLLQRCLDAAAETDPATGRPRVPGLRLAQPGEFTERAFLNGKLDLAQAEAVADLIDASTEAAARSAARSLSGAFSQAVEALRDDLVQLRMLVEATLDFPEEDIDFLREADAAGQLARLQARLDDVLARTRQGALLREGMHVVIAGQPNAGKSSLLNALAQAEVAIVTPIAGTTRDVVQQSIQIHGVPLHVIDTAGLRDGDGVDEVERIGIARAWQRIESADAVLFVHDLSRAHDPHYASADAAIRAQLAARLAARVPVIDVWNKADAVGDASSDSEGSPDAGGHDRNGIRLSARTGAGLEALRQRLLQAVGWTGATPEGLFSARQRHVQALHRVRAHLTAAQAQLASPAPALELLAEELRLAHEALGTITGAFGADDLLGVIFSRFCIGK
- a CDS encoding response regulator, whose product is MRILIAEDDQVLADGLLRTLRAAGAAVDHVATGEDADAALLMHDGFDLLILDLGLPKLGGLEVLRRLRARGSRLPVLILTAADSVEDRVRGLDLGADDYMAKPFALAELEARVRALVRRGNGAASSVIQHGPLVYDQAGRVATIDGKMVELSARELSLLEVLLQRAGRLVSKEQLVERLCEWGDEVSTNAIEVYIHRLRKKIERGPIRIATVRGLGYCLEKIPG
- a CDS encoding methyl-accepting chemotaxis protein; amino-acid sequence: MRVNLPVTQKAYDFPADQTLISVTDVKGRITYANNNFVAVSGYTREELLGQPHNIIRHPDMPQEAYRDMWQTILHDGRPWTALVKNRRKNGDHYWVRANATPVREGEQIVGFLSVRTKPTAEEIAAAEALYARMRAEEEAGRKLTYRLQNGEVVRNAWWAALARRFTPGLAGRVIGGTVLAGAAPLLTAAWADAAGWSAAAAWWAAAGVAVLIVAIVAAFAYRDIVRPIRRIVRQAEHLASGDLVEPIVVDTHGTLKRIQLSLQQVEVGVRTVVRDIRHEVGNLRGGTQEIAAGNQDLSHRTETAASNLERTAASMEEIHGTTQETARLTNEGVALVQETQAKAEQASTAVTGMASTMREITDSSQRITDIIQVIEGVAFQTNILALNAAVEAARAGEAGRGFAVVAGEVRALAQRTGEAAKQIRQLITESRERVLAGDARAAEAAAHMQQVREAVERVAQVLQDIRHSADEQSRGVAQIAEALANLDSVTQQNAAMVEELAAAAISLDEQVQVVHGTIRVFRLKPDDKLLVKEDAVRLREVNAAKSDPNQLDFDSAIKAHQQWRIKLRNAILKGEKLDVATIRRDDCCAVGKWIYGEGGRRYGNLPLFSTLVEQHKTFHLETGRVAELINAGKKEEADRLLQGESAFIRAGRAVVDTLQKLKQAVQGVVKSAAIQAQRAAPAARLAAPASVTAASSHASRPAAQAAAPGTPKAATTPAAAPATTAEDEWETF
- the recX gene encoding recombination regulator RecX, with amino-acid sequence MGVASGATAAEASDGPSLMARALRALARREHTRAELARRLAPHASDPEALAAVLDACATRGWLDEQRAAEAHVRRRGEAMGSARLRAELRERGVSGEALDAALQPLAATEAERARALWARRFGTAPRDAAERARQMRFLAARGFAADVVRRTVPPVSPGGDATEATD
- a CDS encoding pyridoxal phosphate-dependent aminotransferase; amino-acid sequence: MNAPEPTVSVSPRASARAQAVAPFLVMQVAQEAAAYARTLPDGAPRLLYLNIGEPDFGAPAAVRAAAEQAIRDGRTAYTAALGLDALRERLAAWYRTHHGVDVPARRIAITAGASGALQLAVLALFDAGDEVLLPDPCYPCNRQILASLGVTPTLLATTPATRYQPTAAQIAAAWGPRTRGVMLASPANPTGTSIDPQTLRAIRDAVRHRGGALVVDEIYLGLSFDAHYGQTALASGDDIVSVNSFSKTFGMTGWRLGWLVLPEALVPAVERLAQNHTICASTVAQWAALACFEAETLAEAERRRADYAARRDAFVPALRALGFGIPVEPDGAFYVWADASALFARAGVTDSQGFVRAMLRHTHIVATPSADFGTADGGRFVRFSLAAARADLDEAVERLRRWLG
- a CDS encoding sensor histidine kinase N-terminal domain-containing protein encodes the protein MLTPLLLLWPLSLGLTWFVAQGIANRPYDRALEFNLQALTQFVTIEDGRAMFALTPQARDLLRADDTDLVFYQVVDRDGRLVSGDPAFPRPPEDVAPQPGDIRLRDDVIRDEDVRVAYTWLARGPARDHLVLMQVAETRGKRSKLATEIIKGVMVPQFIILPLAVLLVWLALVHGIRPLSELERRIRARRPDDLSPIDDEQVPQEVAPLVASINDLLQRLKVTLSNQKRFLADAAHQLKTPLAGLRMQAEMAQQQLPPGVGEEVQRSLRQLATSSARAAHTVNQLLALARAEAAGRALPREPVDLVRVAREVVEDLVPLALDKGIDLGFETLPAAPQPGLPTVHLWGNPTLLAELVRNLADNALRYTPRGGVVTVRVLTDPFSGVQVLQVEDNGPGIPPDERERVLAPFYRALGTNVDGSGLGLAIVHEIVRQHGAQLAMEDADPQRPHARGLRVSVRFQATVGL
- the recA gene encoding recombinase RecA, which codes for MNTATRTPDPDKAKALQAALAQIEKQFGKGTIMRLAEGEKVEDIQVVSTGSLGLDLALGVGGLPRGRVIEIYGPESSGKTTLTLQVIAQMQKQGGICAFVDAEHALDVQYAQKLGVDLSNLLISQPDTGEQALEIVDSLVRSGAVDLIVVDSVAALTPKAEIEGDMGDSLPGLQARLMSQALRKLTATIKKTNCMVIFINQIRMKIGVMFGSPETTTGGNALKFYASVRIDIRRTGSIKRGEEVIGSETKVKVVKNKVAPPFKTADFDILYGEGISREGEIVDLGVQHKVIEKSGAWYAYNGEKIGQGRENAREFLKENPDLAREIENKIRAVVGVAALPSVDPDEVMDADAALDDV